Proteins from one bacterium genomic window:
- a CDS encoding class I SAM-dependent methyltransferase yields MPKIPFERIAEFYDTLMKGIEYRDWVDYTIDIFDRYSHKPLRVLDMACGTGTASIELARRGFEVTALDRSRQMLDILKKKRGSAKIEIVEADMQRFKLGHKVDAVTCYFDSVNYLMDEKEIERCFACVYEALSQKGMFVFDMNTIYGLERVWGTNTMIREIDNVYSVWKSVYDSMRNVSTLYLTLFIKNGSSYARVDEVHQERAYPTETIKNALMRAGFRNVEAFAHLTLHPSLDISSRVMYAAEKAR; encoded by the coding sequence ATGCCAAAGATTCCTTTTGAACGCATCGCCGAGTTTTACGATACCCTCATGAAGGGAATCGAGTACCGGGACTGGGTGGACTACACCATTGATATCTTCGACAGATACTCCCACAAGCCTTTGAGGGTCCTTGACATGGCCTGCGGCACCGGAACCGCTTCGATTGAGCTTGCAAGACGCGGCTTCGAGGTAACCGCACTCGACCGTTCGCGCCAGATGCTCGATATCCTCAAGAAGAAGCGCGGCTCGGCTAAGATAGAGATTGTGGAGGCCGATATGCAGCGCTTCAAGCTGGGCCACAAGGTGGACGCGGTAACCTGCTACTTCGACAGCGTGAACTACCTCATGGACGAGAAGGAGATAGAGCGCTGCTTTGCTTGCGTTTACGAGGCACTAAGCCAGAAGGGAATGTTCGTCTTCGACATGAACACCATTTACGGTCTCGAACGGGTATGGGGCACCAACACGATGATAAGGGAGATAGACAACGTATACTCAGTGTGGAAATCGGTATACGACTCCATGCGCAACGTTTCAACGCTATACCTGACGCTCTTTATCAAAAACGGCTCTAGCTACGCAAGGGTGGACGAGGTGCACCAGGAAAGGGCCTATCCCACTGAAACCATAAAGAATGCGCTCATGCGGGCCGGGTTCAGGAATGTTGAGGCGTTCGCGCATCTTACCTTGCATCCTTCGCTCGATATCAGCTCGAGGGTGATGTACGCGGCGGAGAAGGCGCGATGA